One genomic window of Magnolia sinica isolate HGM2019 chromosome 3, MsV1, whole genome shotgun sequence includes the following:
- the LOC131240496 gene encoding uncharacterized protein LOC131240496, which translates to MNHHRVLTPGASRKRKERDEFDAPKVSTTTVSEMMTPNNRLLAGYLAHEFLTKGTLFGETWDPARAEAVAPTPTPAAAVTRKPIRNPVRTDPKATPKPRAYADVAHLLKTDGAHIEGIVNPTQLGRWLQM; encoded by the coding sequence ATGAATCACCATCGAGTTTTGACGCCTGGGGCGTCGAGAAAGCGAAAAGAGAGAGACGAGTTTGACGCCCCTAAGGTGTCAACAACAACAGTATCGGAGATGATGACGCCGAACAATCGGCTCTTAGCCGGCTACCTAGCGCACGAGTTTCTGACCAAGGGCACACTCTTCGGCGAGACGTGGGACCCGGCTCGAGCCGAAGCGGTCGCGCCAACGCCAACGCCAGCAGCCGCTGTAACGAGAAAGCCGATTCGCAACCCAGTCCGAACCGATCCAAAAGCCACGCCGAAGCCTCGAGCCTATGCTGATGTGGCACACCTCCTCAAgacagatggggcccacatcgaagGCATCGTCAATCCCACGCAGCTGGGTCGGTGGCTccagatgtaa